A genomic window from Levilactobacillus yonginensis includes:
- a CDS encoding DMT family transporter, protein MRKTMLYIAFSTLMFSSMEIALKSAGGAFNPIQLNLIRFFIGGIVLLPIALRALHKQQHRLNRSDWALFFLTGLVCVIISMTLYQLAITVDEASTVAVLFSCNPVFALIFSYLILHERMGRANLIAVIVSIIGLVVIVNPAHLTNPVGLTLAIASALTFGLYSIVSRWGSVRHEFNGIVMTCFTFLAGSLELFIIMAITHVPAIAGNMRQVGWLRQFAAMPILQNVSFHYFWILFFIGVCVTGGGFAFYFLAMERSDVSTASLVFFIKPGLAPIMAAVLIHEKILTNTIVGIVIILIGSVITFMGNRVKARESDLEEEDVSDFQTPAMAEQSAIAKAALAKLERHTEESSTD, encoded by the coding sequence TTGAGAAAAACAATGTTGTACATCGCATTTTCAACTTTAATGTTTAGTTCAATGGAAATCGCTTTGAAGTCAGCCGGTGGGGCGTTCAACCCCATTCAGTTGAACCTTATCCGGTTCTTCATTGGGGGCATTGTCTTGCTGCCCATCGCATTACGTGCCTTACATAAACAACAACATCGCTTAAATCGAAGTGATTGGGCGTTGTTCTTCCTGACCGGTTTGGTCTGTGTCATCATCAGTATGACGCTGTATCAATTGGCAATTACGGTGGATGAAGCTTCCACCGTCGCCGTGTTGTTCAGTTGTAACCCAGTTTTTGCTTTGATTTTCTCGTATTTGATCCTGCATGAACGAATGGGGCGAGCTAACTTAATTGCTGTCATTGTTTCCATCATTGGTCTGGTAGTTATCGTTAATCCCGCACATTTAACGAATCCCGTGGGGCTGACCTTAGCCATCGCCTCGGCATTGACCTTTGGCTTGTACAGTATTGTTTCTCGGTGGGGTTCTGTCCGGCACGAATTCAACGGAATTGTGATGACCTGTTTTACTTTCTTGGCTGGCTCATTAGAACTGTTTATCATCATGGCCATTACCCACGTGCCAGCGATTGCTGGCAACATGCGTCAGGTGGGGTGGCTACGCCAATTTGCTGCGATGCCAATTTTACAAAATGTTAGCTTCCACTACTTCTGGATTCTGTTTTTCATCGGGGTTTGTGTGACCGGTGGTGGGTTTGCCTTTTACTTCTTGGCAATGGAACGTTCCGATGTCTCCACCGCTTCACTGGTCTTCTTTATCAAGCCAGGATTAGCGCCAATCATGGCGGCTGTTCTGATTCACGAAAAAATTCTGACGAATACCATTGTTGGGATTGTCATCATTCTGATCGGGTCAGTCATTACTTTCATGGGAAACCGGGTCAAGGCACGCGAATCCGATTTGGAAGAAGAGGATGTCAGCGATTTTCAAACGCCAGCTATGGCTGAACAGTCGGCAATTGCTAAAGCTGCTTTAGCCAAATTAGAACGACACACTGAAGAGTCCTCAACCGATTAA
- a CDS encoding PTS sugar transporter subunit IIA, with product MLAIIVTGHGEFTRGILQSAEMIFGKAPKVTAVTLGAKESVEDLANHYQAAVQAMQPVDELLFLVDLWGGSPYNAAKQIVAQHADKYGLVSGLNLPMLIEALSSQNQPLAEVIPRIETAARAGIRHVEDPDDPAVDEEDF from the coding sequence ATGTTAGCCATAATCGTCACTGGCCACGGCGAGTTTACCCGTGGTATTTTACAGAGTGCCGAGATGATCTTTGGCAAAGCACCCAAAGTTACGGCAGTTACTCTGGGCGCTAAGGAGAGCGTTGAAGACCTGGCCAATCATTATCAGGCTGCGGTTCAGGCAATGCAACCGGTTGATGAGTTATTGTTCTTAGTGGATTTGTGGGGTGGGTCGCCCTATAATGCCGCTAAGCAAATTGTTGCACAACATGCAGATAAATATGGTCTCGTTTCAGGGCTAAACCTGCCAATGTTAATTGAAGCATTGTCGAGTCAAAATCAACCGTTGGCGGAAGTGATTCCACGAATTGAAACAGCAGCTAGAGCAGGAATTCGTCACGTAGAAGATCCTGATGATCCGGCGGTTGACGAAGAAGATTTTTAG
- a CDS encoding serine hydrolase domain-containing protein — MNKRNLIHWGVLLVIILGISGLVFGMHQIDTQDKKEIATSNRKSAKKIKRDIRSDARDSSRQRTHQVTAFDRRNLGKRTPIFTGKLTTALQDKKFSGTALVVKNDRVVYQRSFGMANAEKKQQNKATSQFVVNSIQKSMTGMLVMRAVQAGKISLTDKLSKYYPKIAGSKRVILRQMLDMKAGLVGEVDPSTTLSEKGVYQYASQLARVDKQSVNKFNYQPISFVLLAAIVNRVTGLSYYQNFYEHMVTPLDLNHTSFAQIRSTTKGMTMGYKGNIPGDYTTPVSTSMRDMEAQVATGNATMSAGDLFRAERAIIQGTLLATPSGANVLHEANLADADYAGGMYHFEKLGYYGHGLGEFYEGTFVMSKNGRTGVIFLSNNFYKKTMWPDWSTEELAKTTFKHVLTTKSLK, encoded by the coding sequence GTGAATAAGCGAAATTTGATCCATTGGGGTGTGTTACTGGTCATTATCTTGGGGATAAGTGGCCTGGTCTTTGGGATGCATCAGATCGATACACAGGACAAAAAAGAAATCGCGACGTCTAATCGTAAGTCGGCCAAGAAAATTAAACGGGATATTCGTTCGGATGCCCGCGACAGTAGCCGACAGCGTACACATCAAGTGACTGCATTTGATCGACGTAATTTGGGGAAACGAACGCCGATTTTTACGGGCAAACTGACTACGGCATTGCAGGATAAGAAGTTCAGTGGGACGGCCTTAGTTGTGAAGAACGACCGCGTGGTTTATCAGCGGTCATTTGGGATGGCCAATGCGGAGAAAAAACAGCAGAACAAGGCGACCTCTCAGTTTGTTGTGAACTCCATTCAGAAATCGATGACGGGAATGTTGGTCATGCGGGCCGTTCAAGCCGGTAAAATTTCGCTGACGGATAAATTAAGTAAATATTACCCGAAAATTGCTGGTAGTAAGCGGGTGATATTACGGCAGATGCTCGATATGAAGGCTGGTCTGGTGGGAGAGGTTGATCCTAGTACGACGTTGTCTGAGAAAGGCGTGTACCAGTACGCTAGCCAACTGGCCCGGGTAGATAAGCAGTCAGTCAATAAGTTTAACTATCAGCCAATCAGTTTTGTTCTGTTGGCGGCCATTGTCAACCGGGTGACCGGATTATCCTACTATCAAAACTTCTATGAACACATGGTGACGCCACTGGACTTGAACCATACTTCCTTTGCCCAGATTCGGTCCACAACGAAGGGGATGACGATGGGGTATAAAGGCAATATTCCGGGTGATTACACCACGCCGGTCTCAACGTCCATGCGAGATATGGAGGCTCAGGTGGCCACTGGTAATGCGACAATGAGTGCTGGTGACCTGTTCAGAGCAGAGCGGGCCATCATTCAGGGGACTCTGTTGGCAACGCCTAGTGGAGCCAACGTGCTCCATGAAGCTAATTTGGCGGACGCAGACTATGCCGGTGGGATGTACCACTTTGAGAAGCTTGGTTACTATGGTCATGGGTTAGGAGAATTCTACGAAGGGACGTTCGTCATGAGTAAGAATGGGCGGACCGGGGTGATTTTTCTCTCAAACAATTTCTACAAGAAGACTATGTGGCCAGACTGGTCGACCGAGGAGCTAGCGAAGACCACCTTTAAACATGTGCTAACGACAAAAAGTCTTAAATAG
- a CDS encoding RNA-guided endonuclease InsQ/TnpB family protein: MRDLGQLSYHFGIKVRIYPSDQQKQLIKRNADAYRFVYNEHHAIRQRLEHLHQIKHPPTKVHAFIQHLTKSLDYQRMALNHPFLADPRIDAHVRLQAVIDYRTRQAAYLTGSAKRPHFLRKSYTWRYQLACQYHHRSHGSLRNGSIAFTDEHHVTLPIIGRLRVGGSQSRLLTRDTPIQICLATLTKDATNHYYLSLQLTSPVPFVHPLSAQTQPIGIDLNTANFLTTSTGHTVVNPHFNRRLSSRFRKAMRRLSLQRRLAQKERRPLRTAKNYQKQRQCVAKLLIKLHQQRENFLQQLSTQIFRQHNLVVAEELRGQDTARNYAMSWRFRDPGWISLLTMLRYKAQLYGRTFITVNPVSTTQTCSHCGYILHGQQKLTCRERTWWCPHCLAFHLRDQNAAQNILNRGRLHLA; encoded by the coding sequence ATGAGAGACCTTGGACAACTCTCCTATCATTTCGGCATCAAAGTAAGAATCTACCCTTCCGATCAGCAAAAACAATTAATTAAACGTAACGCTGATGCGTACCGCTTCGTTTACAATGAGCATCACGCCATTCGACAGCGCTTGGAACATCTTCATCAAATTAAACACCCACCTACCAAAGTCCACGCATTCATCCAACACCTCACCAAAAGCTTAGACTATCAGCGTATGGCCCTTAATCATCCTTTCCTAGCAGATCCTCGAATTGACGCCCACGTCCGGCTACAGGCTGTCATTGACTATCGTACCCGGCAAGCAGCTTACCTGACCGGAAGTGCTAAACGTCCCCACTTTCTACGGAAGAGTTATACATGGCGGTACCAATTAGCTTGCCAGTATCACCATCGGAGCCACGGTTCCCTCCGTAATGGATCGATTGCATTCACCGATGAACACCACGTCACGCTGCCCATCATTGGGCGGTTGCGGGTGGGTGGTTCTCAATCCCGACTACTGACTCGGGATACCCCTATTCAAATTTGCTTGGCAACTTTGACTAAAGACGCCACTAACCACTACTACCTTTCTCTGCAGCTAACTAGTCCAGTCCCCTTCGTTCACCCTTTAAGCGCCCAAACACAGCCTATAGGTATCGACCTAAATACTGCCAATTTTTTGACCACTTCAACGGGCCATACTGTGGTCAATCCCCACTTCAATCGACGACTCAGTTCTCGCTTTAGAAAAGCTATGCGCCGATTAAGTTTGCAACGACGTTTGGCCCAAAAAGAAAGGCGACCCCTAAGGACCGCCAAAAATTACCAAAAACAACGCCAATGTGTGGCAAAACTACTCATTAAGTTACACCAGCAACGGGAAAACTTTCTACAACAATTGAGTACCCAAATTTTTCGCCAACACAATCTCGTGGTTGCAGAAGAGCTTCGTGGCCAGGACACAGCCCGTAACTACGCCATGTCTTGGCGCTTTCGCGACCCCGGTTGGATCTCATTGCTAACCATGCTACGCTATAAAGCCCAGCTGTACGGGCGAACATTTATCACGGTTAATCCCGTCTCAACCACCCAAACCTGTAGCCACTGCGGTTACATCTTACACGGTCAGCAGAAACTAACTTGCCGTGAACGAACTTGGTGGTGTCCACACTGTCTAGCATTTCATCTCCGTGATCAGAACGCCGCCCAAAATATCTTAAATCGTGGACGGCTCCATCTAGCATAA
- a CDS encoding HAD family hydrolase — translation MKNFIFDIDGTLLDTEAMYMKSLQAVLHERGIDREYAELVTTFGIPSREALVRLGIADVDGVLAAWGPRTAQYRESVKVYAGVKPALKALREAGAHLGIMTSKQQFEYERDVKAEGLDTEMSIAVVAEDVAHGKPEPDGILLAMQRLGATPAETVYVGDTAYDAEASKAAGVTFGFAAWNGRQPRNFTPDVRFITPQAMLDLM, via the coding sequence ATGAAAAATTTTATTTTTGACATTGATGGTACGTTGTTAGACACGGAGGCGATGTACATGAAGTCCTTGCAAGCCGTTCTTCACGAAAGGGGAATTGACCGTGAGTACGCAGAATTGGTCACGACTTTTGGAATTCCCAGTCGTGAAGCGTTAGTACGACTAGGAATCGCCGATGTTGATGGCGTGCTAGCTGCCTGGGGACCGAGAACGGCTCAATATCGTGAATCAGTTAAAGTGTATGCAGGCGTCAAACCTGCGTTGAAAGCATTAAGAGAAGCTGGCGCCCACTTGGGAATTATGACGTCAAAACAGCAATTTGAGTACGAGCGCGACGTGAAGGCTGAAGGCCTAGACACAGAGATGAGTATTGCCGTCGTTGCGGAAGACGTTGCCCACGGTAAGCCGGAACCCGATGGTATTTTGTTAGCCATGCAGCGTTTGGGGGCCACTCCCGCCGAAACAGTATACGTTGGTGATACGGCTTATGATGCAGAGGCATCCAAGGCAGCCGGTGTGACCTTTGGTTTTGCCGCTTGGAACGGCCGTCAGCCGCGGAATTTCACGCCTGACGTACGCTTTATAACGCCGCAAGCCATGTTGGACTTGATGTAA
- a CDS encoding EAL domain-containing protein: protein MYRFFVQPQINQDDNRVFGYEVLLRKQENDTWVLPKHFTDISVTDQAKLLEEAAASLHTAVNNQVLAFNLNNQQLRDPLTLGTIIALKKRIAPAALTIELTEAPTLDEMKLFSMSVHQYGIGLVLDDVGTGSNTYENIRFLLPFVDEIKFAMQNLRMSGEGDLIPASLAFWAQTARDFRLRLVLEGVENEQDQELAKQFGITLHQGYLYGKPSLV, encoded by the coding sequence ATGTATCGATTTTTCGTACAGCCTCAAATAAATCAAGATGATAACCGAGTCTTTGGTTACGAAGTTTTACTCCGCAAGCAGGAAAACGATACCTGGGTTTTGCCTAAACACTTTACGGATATTTCCGTAACCGATCAGGCGAAACTCCTAGAAGAAGCAGCAGCATCCCTACACACCGCTGTTAATAACCAAGTCTTGGCTTTTAATCTTAACAATCAACAACTACGGGATCCCCTGACTTTAGGGACAATTATTGCGCTGAAGAAGCGTATTGCCCCCGCAGCTCTCACGATTGAATTAACGGAAGCCCCCACCCTCGATGAGATGAAACTCTTCAGTATGTCCGTCCATCAGTATGGCATTGGTTTAGTATTGGATGACGTAGGTACTGGTAGTAACACCTACGAAAATATTCGTTTTCTCTTACCCTTCGTGGATGAAATCAAGTTTGCCATGCAGAATTTGCGGATGAGTGGCGAAGGTGATTTAATTCCAGCTAGCTTAGCTTTCTGGGCACAAACCGCCCGCGACTTCCGCCTCCGGCTCGTTCTGGAAGGTGTTGAGAATGAACAGGATCAGGAACTTGCCAAACAATTTGGCATAACGCTTCATCAAGGGTATCTATATGGAAAACCTAGTTTAGTTTAA
- a CDS encoding LCP family protein — MPNDNEPRRHHSPEDFEQVYDRRADRNSHYKQPQVHPHRPVMWTLVIALLVLLSGGLAYGYQAWNSAKKTFSQTYEASNAAKSRNVSAVLRSNKPFSILLMGTDTGALGRSDVGRTDTMMVATINPQKETAYLTSIPRDTRVTVGSGQNTSIQKINAAYTIGGAKTAVKTTEDLLDIPIDFYAIVNMGGLEKMVNAVGGVDVKPTLTFQYGAANVVKGKKTHLNGKQALDYSRMRHEDPLGDYGRQKRQREVLQKLFVKAAGLSSITRYQTILKSLNGNLKTDLTFDDLMQIRAKYGDASHHINSETLQGQDAMIDGLSYQVPTTTELKKISNHIRKTLGLANTTKFTTDADASTDGTTGTGYDNTGYNATGAATNTGYGY, encoded by the coding sequence ATGCCAAACGATAATGAACCACGGCGGCACCACTCCCCCGAAGACTTTGAACAAGTCTACGACCGGCGTGCCGACCGAAACTCACACTACAAACAACCACAAGTTCACCCACATCGACCAGTCATGTGGACACTTGTCATCGCCCTACTCGTTCTGCTAAGTGGGGGCTTAGCATACGGCTATCAGGCGTGGAATTCGGCCAAGAAGACCTTCAGTCAAACTTACGAGGCCTCAAACGCCGCAAAAAGTCGAAACGTGTCAGCCGTCTTGCGGTCAAACAAACCTTTCTCAATTCTCCTAATGGGAACTGACACCGGTGCCTTAGGCCGTTCAGATGTTGGCCGAACCGATACCATGATGGTTGCCACCATTAATCCACAGAAGGAAACGGCCTACTTAACGAGTATTCCGCGGGATACCCGGGTCACAGTCGGTTCCGGTCAGAACACTTCTATTCAGAAAATTAACGCGGCCTACACCATTGGTGGTGCCAAAACTGCCGTTAAAACCACGGAAGACCTCTTGGATATTCCAATCGACTTCTATGCCATTGTCAACATGGGTGGGTTGGAAAAGATGGTCAACGCCGTTGGTGGTGTGGATGTTAAGCCTACACTAACTTTCCAATATGGCGCTGCTAATGTGGTCAAGGGTAAAAAGACCCATCTCAATGGAAAACAGGCTCTAGATTACTCCCGGATGCGTCACGAAGATCCGCTGGGTGACTACGGTCGGCAAAAGCGACAACGAGAAGTCTTACAAAAACTGTTTGTGAAGGCAGCTGGGCTCTCATCAATTACCCGCTACCAAACCATCCTTAAGTCCTTGAATGGTAATTTAAAGACTGACTTGACTTTCGACGATCTGATGCAGATTCGAGCTAAGTACGGTGATGCCTCTCACCACATCAATTCTGAAACCTTACAAGGACAAGATGCAATGATTGACGGTCTTTCCTATCAAGTTCCTACCACGACCGAGCTTAAAAAGATTTCTAATCATATTCGGAAGACTTTAGGCCTGGCCAATACGACGAAGTTTACGACTGACGCTGATGCGTCTACCGATGGGACCACTGGTACTGGTTATGACAATACTGGATACAATGCCACCGGCGCTGCGACCAATACTGGTTACGGTTACTAA
- a CDS encoding GGDEF domain-containing protein: MTPAVTSLFFLLGVLTLYWFLTNGIIRFLKNHGKHPNPDQVRTHVGVIYITLLIVGMQLAVNGTSNSWVFANFQIFAIVFVSYFLLLDIHFWQLVSVILIFMAVNGTMFVGLSWIFGTFYIGLFYAMKLVKKHRHHHWLDFVDYTIASLTFSAVLWGLIGIRFELPHTTLIWELIFSFFLLTIMYIYLGTLISSASTLAQLTYTTNFDELTKVKNYFAFKNDFERGFGQSKLANQPLTLMLFDIDHFKNVNDTYGHLAGDYVLNRTANLITTQLQTIDPELSLYRTGGEEFTILFTNYSMQQARTHIDAIAQSIRETKFEQAGNQITVRLSVGVTQVRRADVEQLDVYKRADQNLYYSKRHGRDQVTVG, translated from the coding sequence GTGACACCGGCCGTCACTAGTCTCTTCTTTCTTCTGGGTGTCCTAACCCTATACTGGTTTCTCACAAACGGGATTATTCGTTTTCTTAAAAATCATGGCAAGCACCCTAACCCTGATCAGGTGCGGACTCACGTCGGAGTCATTTACATTACCCTATTGATTGTTGGTATGCAGTTAGCAGTTAACGGTACCTCTAACAGTTGGGTCTTCGCTAACTTTCAAATATTTGCAATTGTTTTCGTCAGCTACTTTTTACTGCTAGATATTCACTTTTGGCAGCTAGTCAGTGTCATTTTAATCTTCATGGCCGTCAATGGGACTATGTTCGTTGGCTTATCTTGGATTTTTGGTACCTTCTACATCGGCTTGTTCTATGCAATGAAATTAGTAAAGAAACATCGTCACCATCACTGGCTAGACTTTGTGGATTATACGATAGCCAGTCTCACATTCTCAGCGGTTCTCTGGGGGCTAATCGGCATACGCTTTGAGTTGCCCCATACAACGTTGATTTGGGAACTGATTTTCAGTTTCTTTCTGCTTACCATTATGTACATTTACTTGGGGACGTTAATTTCCAGTGCTTCAACACTAGCCCAACTGACCTACACAACTAACTTTGATGAATTGACGAAGGTCAAAAACTACTTTGCCTTCAAAAATGATTTTGAGCGTGGATTTGGTCAGAGTAAACTTGCCAATCAACCACTGACCTTGATGTTATTTGATATTGACCACTTCAAAAATGTTAATGATACGTATGGTCATCTAGCCGGTGATTATGTGCTTAATAGAACGGCTAACCTAATCACCACTCAGTTACAAACTATTGATCCAGAATTATCGCTATACCGAACCGGAGGAGAAGAATTCACGATTCTCTTCACTAATTACTCGATGCAACAAGCCCGGACCCACATTGATGCTATTGCGCAGTCCATTCGCGAAACCAAATTCGAACAGGCTGGTAATCAAATTACCGTTCGCCTTTCAGTTGGTGTGACCCAGGTCCGTCGAGCAGACGTCGAACAACTGGACGTTTATAAGCGAGCTGATCAAAACCTTTATTACTCTAAACGTCATGGCCGAGATCAAGTCACAGTTGGTTAA
- a CDS encoding metal ABC transporter solute-binding protein, which yields MSVFLKKFSVIGVLLLALFTLTACRHQSQSTTTRTKPIHVVASLDFYGEVARAVLGDHGTVTTIIKSASVDPHDFEPTPQDAAAVSHATIALANGLGYDAWMQKLIKSSGNDHLKGIQVGEDVMAKKMGANEHIWYDPETMTRLATYLATQFGKTAPKYRSIYQKNANRYIQQLAPLQRQIKKLKQGSDHRAVDVSEPVFDYALNALGYRRLNQQFEIAVENGTDPTPKTIRNMQNDIKQRKIAFFVNNSQTSDKTVKSLVKLANTHHVPVLNVTETLPQGKTYRSWMTSQYTQLERIQ from the coding sequence ATGTCAGTTTTTTTAAAGAAATTTTCAGTTATTGGGGTGCTACTGCTAGCTCTATTCACGTTGACTGCTTGTCGTCATCAGTCGCAGTCAACGACCACTCGGACCAAACCAATCCACGTTGTCGCTAGTCTAGACTTTTACGGTGAGGTCGCTCGAGCCGTTCTAGGGGACCACGGAACCGTCACCACGATTATTAAAAGCGCAAGCGTTGACCCCCATGACTTTGAACCCACTCCCCAGGACGCAGCTGCGGTCTCTCATGCCACTATCGCTTTAGCTAACGGACTTGGCTATGATGCCTGGATGCAAAAGTTGATCAAAAGTAGTGGCAATGATCATCTTAAGGGTATCCAGGTCGGTGAAGATGTCATGGCCAAGAAAATGGGAGCTAACGAACATATCTGGTATGATCCCGAAACAATGACACGTCTGGCAACGTACTTAGCCACCCAATTTGGCAAGACTGCTCCCAAATATCGGTCCATTTACCAAAAAAATGCAAACAGGTACATCCAACAGCTAGCCCCATTGCAGCGTCAAATAAAAAAGTTAAAACAAGGAAGTGACCACCGTGCTGTCGATGTTAGCGAACCAGTCTTTGACTATGCGCTCAACGCGCTGGGCTACCGACGACTTAATCAGCAATTTGAAATAGCTGTCGAGAACGGTACTGACCCTACTCCTAAAACCATTCGAAACATGCAGAATGACATTAAGCAACGCAAAATTGCTTTCTTTGTTAACAATAGTCAGACTAGCGATAAAACCGTCAAATCATTGGTTAAACTGGCCAATACCCATCACGTGCCTGTTCTTAATGTGACAGAAACGTTGCCGCAGGGGAAGACCTATCGTTCGTGGATGACCAGCCAGTATACCCAATTAGAACGAATTCAATAA
- a CDS encoding AEC family transporter, translating into MAVFIRSVSGVLIILVMISLGYVLSRRGWFDDQAPKLIARLVTQIALPAYMISTITAKFSAVTLKRTLPDLRFPIISMLIMFGLSMIAFHLFRIHPQHRGLFESMFLNSNTVFVGLPVNEALFGPKSLPFVLVYYMANTTFFWTLGVYLIQRDGQGKAIFNLKDTLQKIFSPPLLGFIVGVLLVLLNIQLPDWIMKDFQYIGGLTIPLSMIFIGTAIAGAGLQNIRFNRDSWGILFGRFIVAPTLMACLVLPLPLPILMKQVFILQAAMPVMTNAPVVAKLYRADADYAAIMVTETTLLSLVVIPILMVIVQHVA; encoded by the coding sequence ATGGCCGTCTTTATTCGAAGTGTCTCAGGGGTCTTGATCATTTTGGTCATGATCAGCCTGGGGTACGTGCTTTCCCGCCGAGGCTGGTTTGACGATCAAGCGCCGAAGCTAATCGCCAGGTTGGTGACGCAGATTGCGTTGCCGGCCTATATGATCAGCACCATTACCGCGAAGTTTTCCGCGGTCACGTTGAAACGAACGTTGCCGGATCTCCGGTTTCCGATTATTTCAATGCTGATCATGTTTGGCCTTTCGATGATTGCCTTCCACCTATTTCGGATTCACCCGCAACACCGAGGACTGTTTGAATCAATGTTTTTGAATTCAAACACGGTCTTTGTGGGCTTGCCCGTGAATGAAGCGTTGTTTGGGCCGAAGAGTTTACCGTTCGTGTTAGTCTATTACATGGCAAACACGACTTTCTTTTGGACTTTAGGGGTTTATCTCATTCAGCGTGATGGTCAAGGCAAGGCTATATTCAACCTCAAAGATACCCTTCAGAAGATTTTTTCACCGCCATTACTGGGGTTCATCGTGGGCGTTCTCTTGGTCCTCTTAAATATCCAATTACCAGATTGGATTATGAAGGATTTCCAGTATATCGGTGGTCTGACGATTCCATTGTCGATGATTTTTATCGGGACTGCCATTGCCGGGGCAGGATTGCAGAACATCCGGTTCAACCGAGATAGTTGGGGCATTCTGTTTGGACGGTTTATTGTGGCACCGACCCTAATGGCGTGCCTAGTATTACCGTTACCTTTACCAATTTTAATGAAACAGGTTTTTATTTTGCAAGCAGCGATGCCCGTCATGACGAATGCACCAGTAGTCGCCAAGCTCTATCGAGCAGACGCCGATTACGCGGCCATCATGGTAACCGAAACGACCCTCCTAAGTTTAGTGGTGATTCCGATTCTGATGGTGATCGTCCAGCACGTTGCCTAA
- a CDS encoding 2,3-diphosphoglycerate-dependent phosphoglycerate mutase — MATLVILRHGESVANRDNIFTGWSDVPLTAKGRNQAWSAGELVAETGIQFAALHTSMLQRAIVTSHIILEAIDQLYLPEYKSWRLNERHYGALRGKNKAAVQEAVGTAQVKIWRRSFETVPPLLDHVTQDRRYDQFGSHVEPLGESLEMAYHRLMPYWEDEIAPRLLAGDNQLVVAHGSTLRALIKYLDHVADADISQVEVANGEPIRYDFDNRLNVLRKTIL; from the coding sequence ATGGCAACGCTAGTTATTTTACGGCATGGAGAGAGTGTCGCTAACCGGGATAATATTTTCACGGGGTGGAGTGACGTGCCACTGACAGCTAAGGGCAGGAATCAAGCCTGGAGTGCTGGTGAGTTGGTTGCTGAGACCGGTATCCAGTTTGCGGCATTGCACACGTCCATGCTTCAGCGGGCAATTGTGACGTCTCACATCATTTTGGAAGCCATTGATCAACTTTATTTGCCAGAGTATAAGTCATGGCGACTGAACGAGCGGCATTATGGGGCGCTTCGTGGTAAGAATAAGGCGGCTGTTCAGGAGGCCGTAGGGACTGCCCAGGTGAAGATTTGGCGGCGGAGCTTTGAAACGGTGCCACCGTTGCTGGATCACGTGACCCAGGACCGGCGCTATGATCAATTTGGGTCCCACGTGGAGCCGTTGGGTGAGAGTCTGGAAATGGCCTATCATCGATTGATGCCTTATTGGGAGGATGAAATTGCCCCTCGGTTGTTGGCTGGTGACAATCAGTTAGTGGTCGCGCATGGGAGTACGCTGCGGGCATTGATTAAGTATCTCGATCATGTTGCTGATGCAGATATCAGTCAGGTTGAAGTTGCGAACGGTGAACCGATTCGCTATGATTTTGATAATCGGTTGAATGTGTTACGAAAGACCATTCTGTAG